The proteins below come from a single Streptomyces sp. M92 genomic window:
- a CDS encoding family 43 glycosylhydrolase — MARRLLTLLAALLLALSLGQPSASAATFANPVKAQKGADPWITHHDGNYYMVTTSWTDVITVRRSPTLGGLATAPGVQVWKGDAASRCCNIWAPELHYLNGRWYLYYVAGQNVPDYNPTQRSHVLESTGSDPMGPYTYRGQLNPAWMLDPTVATINGRLYLFGSTHSGTQNIVAARMSNPYTVSSSFTTVSTPTHDWERSGAPVNEGPEILQRGGRTFLVYSASGCWTPDYKLGQLELTGSDPVSASSWTKKPTPLFQRSDGNGVYGPGHNGFFTSPDGSESWIVYHANDAASEGCDNGRTARAQKFGWNSDGTPNLGTPVRLGASMPGPSGEPASVSTTYTVTNRNSGKCLDVAGGSSADGADVVQYSCNGGANQRWRLEDRGDDTHRLVNVATGKVLDTADCSAADGADLRQWSWLDNTCQRFRFLATDGGHVRIVNEATGKVADVANCSSADSADVRQWTWLNNACQQWRLNPA, encoded by the coding sequence ATGGCCCGTCGCCTACTGACCCTGCTGGCCGCCCTGCTGCTCGCCCTCTCGCTCGGACAGCCCTCCGCGAGCGCGGCCACCTTCGCCAACCCGGTCAAGGCCCAGAAGGGCGCCGACCCCTGGATCACCCACCACGACGGCAACTACTACATGGTGACGACGAGCTGGACCGACGTCATCACCGTCCGCAGGTCGCCCACCCTCGGCGGGCTCGCCACCGCTCCCGGCGTGCAGGTCTGGAAGGGCGACGCGGCCTCCCGGTGCTGCAACATCTGGGCGCCCGAACTGCACTACCTGAACGGCCGCTGGTACCTGTACTACGTCGCCGGGCAGAACGTCCCCGACTACAACCCGACCCAGCGCAGCCACGTCCTGGAGAGCACCGGGTCCGACCCCATGGGCCCGTACACCTACCGGGGGCAGCTCAACCCGGCCTGGATGCTCGACCCCACGGTGGCCACGATCAACGGTCGGCTGTACCTCTTCGGCAGCACGCACAGCGGGACCCAGAACATCGTCGCCGCGCGGATGTCGAACCCGTACACGGTCTCCTCCTCCTTCACCACCGTCTCCACGCCGACGCACGACTGGGAACGCTCGGGCGCCCCGGTCAACGAGGGGCCGGAGATCCTCCAGCGGGGCGGCCGGACCTTCCTCGTCTACTCCGCCAGCGGCTGCTGGACCCCCGACTACAAGCTCGGGCAGCTGGAACTGACCGGGTCCGATCCGGTGTCCGCGTCCTCCTGGACGAAGAAACCGACGCCGCTGTTCCAGCGCAGTGACGGCAACGGCGTCTACGGGCCGGGGCACAACGGCTTCTTCACCTCGCCCGACGGCTCCGAGAGCTGGATCGTCTACCACGCCAACGACGCCGCCTCGGAGGGCTGCGACAACGGGCGTACGGCGCGGGCGCAGAAGTTCGGCTGGAACTCCGACGGCACCCCGAACCTCGGCACACCCGTCCGGCTCGGGGCGAGCATGCCCGGGCCCTCGGGCGAGCCGGCCTCCGTCTCGACCACGTACACGGTCACCAACCGCAACAGCGGCAAGTGCCTGGACGTGGCCGGGGGTTCGTCGGCGGACGGGGCGGACGTGGTGCAGTACTCCTGCAACGGCGGCGCCAACCAGCGCTGGCGCCTGGAGGACCGCGGCGACGACACCCACCGGCTGGTCAACGTGGCCACCGGGAAGGTGCTGGACACCGCCGACTGCTCGGCCGCCGACGGGGCGGACCTGCGGCAGTGGTCCTGGCTGGACAACACCTGCCAGCGGTTCCGGTTCCTCGCCACCGACGGCGGCCACGTCCGCATCGTCAACGAGGCCACCGGCAAGGTCGCCGACGTCGCGAACTGCTCGTCGGCGGACTCCGCCGACGTACGGCAGTGGACGTGGCTGAACAACGCCTGTCAGCAGTGGCGGCTGAACCCGGCGTGA
- a CDS encoding DUF4360 domain-containing protein has protein sequence MATGLLLSGTIAALLTSVLPAQHQPSGGFEDPPPDKIVIKVATVNGSGCPQGTAAVAVSEDNTAFTVTYSDYLAQAGGGSPPTAFRKNCQLNLLVHVPQGFTYAVASADYRGFAALQDGAKGTQRASYYFQGSPNTEYRTHPFDGPLNDNWQATDSTDWAQLVWAPCGVQRNFNINTELRVSTGTSDPAEVSFMTMDSTDGDISTVYHLAWKECPAS, from the coding sequence ATGGCCACCGGCCTGCTCCTGAGCGGCACGATCGCCGCGCTCCTCACCTCCGTGCTGCCCGCGCAGCACCAGCCCTCCGGCGGGTTCGAGGACCCGCCGCCGGACAAGATCGTCATCAAGGTCGCCACGGTGAACGGCTCCGGCTGCCCGCAGGGCACCGCGGCCGTCGCCGTCTCGGAGGACAACACCGCCTTCACGGTGACCTACAGCGACTACCTCGCCCAGGCCGGCGGCGGCTCGCCGCCCACGGCCTTCCGCAAGAACTGCCAGCTCAACCTGCTCGTCCACGTCCCGCAGGGCTTCACCTACGCCGTGGCCAGCGCGGACTACCGCGGCTTCGCCGCCCTCCAGGACGGCGCGAAGGGCACCCAGCGGGCCTCGTACTACTTCCAGGGCTCCCCGAACACGGAGTACCGCACCCACCCCTTCGACGGCCCCCTCAACGACAACTGGCAGGCCACCGACAGCACCGACTGGGCCCAGCTGGTCTGGGCGCCCTGCGGGGTCCAGCGCAACTTCAACATCAACACGGAGCTGCGGGTGAGCACGGGGACGTCCGACCCCGCCGAGGTGAGCTTCATGACGATGGACTCGACGGACGGGGACATCAGCACGGTGTACCACCTGGCGTGGAAGGAGTGCCCCGCCTCCTGA
- a CDS encoding substrate-binding domain-containing protein yields MSGVSWESVIAVFGLAVPVVAALWEFVVAGRKRLGYRVQMDTSARDSGTSTGPQARILQRMQWDGVDLDDPSVVLLRIENVGWTPIVEEDYVARMDDPVGIRAAFPGRRVVGMVVTECSHPVLREFFEPGTAGLGATDGVITLPKVKLNRRAHYKVLAVLDRLPDATGDDLPGPEISAGIVGGVRGGTIKRTEYYPFASRPVRWLLALLVLVSVAQSVSTFARGEDAVAAPLDCAEGTLHLSGSTAFKEVLEQAAEQYAKTCPGARIPLTADSFRGSVPGLDTLAAAGGKAELGEDGGLGDRLAFSDGPKSDGRPQLLPRPVALSLFTLVVSEDTGVRDLSLKQVRDIYAGRITNWSQVKGNPLPVQLVSRHPGSGTRTALERRVLDGSPLPAVTTNDCRSLDTGRPGRCEVGGTRALLDTVAATPGALGHSEVGSASAHEGVRQVRIDGYPATLEGADQGAYPFWETEIAYTYGEPPADSIAAGFLRYLADEVGKDIIRSRGHRPCSELAEPLVCRPGGA; encoded by the coding sequence ATGAGCGGTGTCTCGTGGGAGTCGGTGATCGCGGTGTTCGGCCTCGCCGTACCCGTGGTCGCCGCCCTCTGGGAGTTCGTCGTGGCCGGCCGCAAACGGCTGGGCTACCGCGTCCAGATGGACACCAGCGCCCGGGATTCGGGCACGTCCACGGGACCGCAGGCCAGGATCCTCCAGCGCATGCAGTGGGACGGCGTCGACCTGGACGATCCCTCGGTCGTCCTGCTGCGCATCGAGAACGTCGGCTGGACCCCGATCGTCGAGGAGGACTACGTCGCCCGCATGGACGACCCGGTGGGCATACGCGCGGCGTTCCCGGGCCGCCGTGTGGTCGGCATGGTCGTGACGGAGTGCAGCCACCCCGTGCTGCGCGAGTTCTTCGAACCGGGCACGGCGGGCCTGGGAGCCACGGACGGCGTGATCACGCTGCCCAAGGTGAAGCTCAACCGCCGCGCCCACTACAAGGTGCTGGCGGTACTGGACCGCCTCCCCGACGCCACCGGGGACGACCTTCCCGGCCCGGAGATCAGCGCGGGCATCGTCGGCGGGGTGCGCGGCGGGACCATCAAGAGGACCGAGTACTACCCCTTCGCCTCCCGGCCGGTCCGCTGGCTCCTCGCCCTCCTCGTCCTCGTGAGCGTCGCCCAGTCCGTGTCCACCTTCGCCCGCGGCGAGGACGCGGTCGCCGCCCCGCTGGACTGCGCCGAGGGCACGCTGCACCTGTCGGGCTCCACCGCCTTCAAGGAGGTGCTGGAACAGGCCGCCGAGCAGTACGCCAAGACCTGCCCCGGGGCCCGGATCCCGCTGACCGCCGACTCGTTCCGGGGCAGCGTCCCCGGCCTGGACACCCTCGCCGCGGCGGGCGGGAAGGCCGAACTCGGCGAGGACGGCGGGCTGGGCGACCGGCTGGCCTTCAGCGACGGCCCCAAGTCCGACGGCCGCCCGCAACTGCTGCCCAGGCCGGTGGCCCTGTCGCTGTTCACCCTGGTCGTGAGCGAGGACACCGGGGTGCGGGACCTGTCGCTGAAGCAGGTCCGGGACATCTACGCCGGGCGGATCACCAACTGGAGCCAGGTCAAGGGCAACCCCCTGCCCGTCCAACTGGTCAGCCGGCACCCGGGCTCCGGCACCCGGACCGCCCTGGAGCGGCGGGTGCTGGACGGCAGCCCGCTGCCCGCGGTCACCACCAACGACTGCCGGAGCCTCGACACCGGCAGACCCGGCCGCTGCGAGGTCGGCGGCACCCGGGCCCTGCTGGACACCGTCGCCGCGACGCCCGGCGCCCTCGGCCACAGCGAGGTCGGCTCCGCCTCCGCCCACGAGGGGGTGCGGCAGGTCCGCATCGACGGCTACCCGGCGACGCTGGAGGGCGCCGACCAGGGGGCGTACCCCTTCTGGGAGACCGAGATCGCCTACACCTACGGCGAGCCGCCGGCGGACTCGATCGCCGCGGGCTTCCTGCGCTACCTCGCCGACGAGGTCGGCAAGGACATCATCCGCTCCCGGGGCCACCGCCCCTGCTCGGAACTGGCCGAGCCGCTGGTGTGCCGCCCGGGCGGGGCGTGA
- a CDS encoding arabinan endo-1,5-alpha-L-arabinosidase encodes MRRTRTALLALPTAALLSLVPTTASAYPGPGRVTGSVVTHDPTMIRTASGQYQLYATGGGISSKTSSDRTAFAAGADAFGSRPGWWSRYSSVPEAWAPDISYHGGKYLMYYSVSKFGSNTSAIGLAGSTTGQPGSWSDYGIVYTSGSSSDFNAIDPNLFVDDDGKWWLSFGSWWTGIKMIRIDPSTGKQHASDTARRSLASRPSGTKAVEAPYIVKRNGYYYLFASYDTCCAGTSSTYKIKVGRATSVTGPYRDRNGVSMMNNGGTPVLESHGSVIGPGGQSVMKDVDGDLLVYHYYDGNDNGTPKLGINLLNWSSGWPVAY; translated from the coding sequence ATGAGGCGCACAAGAACCGCACTCCTCGCCCTCCCCACCGCCGCCCTGCTCTCGCTGGTCCCCACCACGGCGTCGGCGTACCCCGGCCCCGGCCGGGTCACCGGCTCCGTCGTCACCCACGACCCGACGATGATCCGCACCGCCTCCGGGCAGTACCAGCTCTACGCCACCGGCGGAGGCATCAGCAGCAAGACGTCCTCCGACCGCACCGCCTTCGCGGCGGGCGCCGACGCCTTCGGCTCCCGGCCCGGCTGGTGGTCGCGCTACTCGTCGGTCCCGGAGGCGTGGGCGCCCGACATCTCGTACCACGGCGGCAAGTACCTGATGTACTACTCCGTCTCGAAGTTCGGCTCCAACACCTCCGCCATCGGGCTCGCCGGCTCCACCACCGGGCAGCCGGGCAGCTGGAGCGACTACGGCATCGTCTACACCTCCGGCTCCTCCAGCGACTTCAACGCCATCGACCCCAACCTCTTCGTCGACGACGACGGCAAGTGGTGGCTGTCCTTCGGCAGCTGGTGGACCGGCATCAAGATGATCCGCATCGACCCGTCCACCGGCAAGCAGCACGCCTCCGACACCGCCCGGCGCTCCCTCGCCTCCCGGCCGTCCGGCACCAAGGCCGTCGAGGCCCCCTACATCGTCAAGCGCAACGGGTACTACTACCTCTTCGCCTCGTACGACACCTGCTGCGCCGGCACCAGCTCCACGTACAAGATCAAGGTGGGCCGGGCCACCAGCGTCACCGGGCCCTACCGCGACCGGAACGGCGTCTCGATGATGAACAACGGCGGCACTCCCGTGCTGGAGTCGCACGGCAGCGTCATCGGTCCCGGCGGGCAGTCGGTCATGAAGGACGTGGACGGTGACCTGCTCGTCTACCACTACTACGACGGCAACGACAACGGCACACCCAAGCTCGGCATCAACCTCCTGAACTGGAGCAGCGGATGGCCCGTCGCCTACTGA
- a CDS encoding pyridoxal phosphate-dependent aminotransferase, with translation MSGNVTSLFRGTAAHSPSMAALTRESGEATGAGPVDFCIPCNPYFPTPAMFEELAGRLRDIITYYPSGADTITAELCGLLQLPPQCVAMGNGSTELITWIDHLLVRESLAVPVPTFGRWTDQPMETGKRVDMFPLQESNGFALDLARYAEFIRVRGTRVAVVCNPNNPDGGFLHKQALVEFMDAMADRDLIVIDESFLEFADAEAEPSVVQEAMLRPNVVVLRSLGKNFGLHGIRFGYLVANPALAGRVRAMLPKWNLNSFAEHVVFMLRDHGPEYAQSLHQVRRDRLEMAGRLSSLPGLTVYPSQGNFLFVRLPVGAEGTVVRDRMLTEHRVLVRECGNKIGSSSRFLRLVVRPQADVRRLVSGLEQVLYGSGRGAAVPEPATGTGYSSGTAAVDRLMSETNGAGLRGLAAPAAGAGTPGLVAAPAVGTGVPLPAAVPAHPAAAALGPMAAPTAPRQVPQPAPVPQPVPYPGPVPVPHPAPAPQQPMPAPAPFPAPAPAPAAAAARYPAPTGPTPPGVPARGGLTAAQVRGTNGLESVPATGRPGPPNWPNPAGMGRTG, from the coding sequence TTGTCCGGCAACGTCACCTCGTTGTTCCGCGGCACCGCGGCGCACAGCCCGTCGATGGCGGCGCTGACGCGGGAGAGCGGCGAGGCGACGGGCGCCGGCCCGGTGGACTTCTGCATCCCCTGCAACCCGTACTTCCCCACCCCGGCGATGTTCGAGGAGCTGGCCGGCCGGCTGCGCGACATCATCACGTACTACCCGAGCGGCGCCGACACCATCACCGCCGAGCTGTGCGGCCTGCTCCAACTGCCGCCGCAGTGCGTGGCGATGGGCAACGGCTCCACGGAGCTGATCACCTGGATCGACCATCTGCTGGTCCGGGAGTCCCTCGCCGTCCCCGTCCCCACCTTCGGCCGCTGGACCGACCAGCCCATGGAGACCGGCAAGCGGGTCGACATGTTCCCGCTCCAGGAGTCCAACGGCTTCGCCCTCGACCTCGCGCGGTACGCCGAGTTCATCCGGGTCCGCGGCACCCGGGTCGCCGTCGTCTGCAACCCCAACAACCCCGACGGCGGCTTCCTGCACAAGCAGGCGCTCGTGGAGTTCATGGACGCCATGGCCGACCGGGACCTGATCGTCATCGACGAGTCGTTCCTGGAGTTCGCCGACGCGGAGGCGGAGCCCAGTGTGGTCCAGGAGGCGATGCTGCGCCCCAACGTCGTCGTCCTGCGCAGCCTCGGCAAGAACTTCGGACTGCACGGCATCCGCTTCGGCTACCTGGTCGCCAACCCGGCGCTCGCGGGCCGGGTGCGCGCCATGCTCCCCAAGTGGAACCTCAACTCCTTCGCGGAGCACGTGGTGTTCATGCTGCGCGACCACGGGCCCGAGTACGCGCAGAGCCTGCACCAGGTCCGCCGCGACCGCCTGGAGATGGCCGGCCGGCTCTCCTCGCTGCCCGGCCTGACCGTCTATCCCTCCCAGGGCAACTTCCTCTTCGTGCGTCTGCCCGTGGGCGCCGAGGGCACCGTCGTCCGGGACCGCATGCTCACCGAGCACCGGGTCCTGGTCCGTGAGTGCGGCAACAAGATCGGTTCGTCCAGCCGCTTCCTGCGTCTCGTGGTGCGCCCCCAGGCCGACGTGCGTCGCCTGGTGTCCGGCCTGGAACAGGTGCTCTACGGGTCCGGGAGGGGAGCCGCCGTGCCCGAGCCCGCTACAGGGACCGGCTACAGCTCGGGCACGGCGGCGGTGGACCGGCTGATGAGCGAGACCAACGGGGCCGGACTGCGGGGGCTCGCCGCTCCGGCCGCCGGTGCCGGCACCCCGGGGCTCGTCGCCGCTCCGGCCGTCGGCACCGGCGTGCCGCTCCCCGCCGCGGTGCCCGCCCACCCGGCGGCGGCCGCCCTCGGCCCGATGGCGGCGCCGACGGCACCGCGGCAGGTCCCACAACCGGCGCCGGTCCCCCAGCCGGTGCCGTACCCCGGGCCGGTGCCGGTCCCCCACCCGGCACCGGCCCCGCAGCAGCCCATGCCCGCACCGGCCCCCTTCCCCGCGCCCGCCCCGGCCCCCGCCGCCGCGGCGGCGCGGTACCCGGCGCCCACCGGCCCCACCCCGCCCGGCGTCCCGGCCCGCGGTGGCCTCACGGCCGCCCAGGTCAGGGGCACCAACGGGCTGGAGTCGGTCCCGGCGACGGGCCGGCCGGGCCCGCCGAACTGGCCGAACCCGGCGGGCATGGGCCGTACGGGGTGA